The DNA region GCCAATGCATTGGGAATAAAAAAGTCTGGAGGCACTAGGGCAGGAGTATGGGGCAGTACGATCGGACTATTGATTGGCCCTTTTATCATTCCTGTTGCCGGCATTTTGGCAGGTCCATTTTTGGGAGCAGTATTGGCTGAAATCATTGTCCATCGAACAAATTGGAAAAAGGCGGTCAAAATCGGAATCGGATCGTTGGTCGGCTTTGTCAGCAGCATTTTGACAAAAGGGATCATTCAGCTTGTAATGATCGGTTATTTTTTATTAAGGGTGTTTTCGTAAAGATTATTGTTAAAATCCTGATGCCGATTTTAACGCAAAAATAATTATTTTTTTGTTGAAATAAAATTTCCGGCCGCTACGCTATTTTGAAGTTGAAACTTTGCTTAAACAATCCTACTTTATTACTTAAAGCAACAAAGTATGAGAAAAAACCCTTAAAAGTGGCTATTTGATGTTGGACAGAGCGGAAGGGGCGAGACCGCACAGCACAGCGAGGATACTCACCGACCTCCCCTCGGATAGCGAGCAAATCGACCTTTTCATAACCTAGTTGAACAGCAAAAAACTTTGCAAATGGGGACTAACGAAAATAGTCTTTTGATACGTTTATTTTTATTGAATTTGGGAAAATTATTTATGTTGTTCAAAAGCTGTTACAACGCTGTGCATTTTATTTGAACGATTCAACCAATTTTGGTAATCTTATGATGAAACCCGAATCAAATCCGATTCGGAAAATACGACTACATAAAGGGAGGAATTATTCATGGCATACGAATTACCAAAACTTCCATATGCTTATGATGCATTAGAACCACATATCGACAAAGAAACAATGAACATTCACCACACAAAGCACCACAATGCTTACGTTACAAAAGTAAACGATGCATTAAGCGGGCATGATGAGCTATTAAACAAATCCATTGAAGAATTGGTATCCAATTTGGATGCAGTTCCAGAGGCTGCTCGTACGGCAGTTCGCAACAACGGAGGCGGCCATGCAAACCACTCCTTATTCTGGACAGTTCTTTCTCCAAACGGCGGAGGAAACCCTACTGGAGAACTTGCTGATGCAATTGAAAGCAAGTTTGGAAGCTTCGACAAATTCAAGGACGAATTTGCGGCAGCTGCAGCTGGACGCTTTGGCTCAGGCTGGGCATGGCTGGTCGTTAACAATGGCGAGTTGGAAGTAACAAGCACACCTAACCAGGACTCTCCATTAATGGAAGGCAAAACGCCTATCCTAGGATTGGATGTCTGGGAGCATGCTTACTACCTTAACTATCAAAACCGCCGTCCAGACTACATTTCTGCATTCTGGAATGTCGTGAACTGGGACGAGGTTTCAAAACGCTTTGCATCTGCTAAATAATAATGATTGATTGGCTGGCCCTTCCGAGGAAGGGCCAGTTTTATTTTGTTTAGATTTTTAAGGCGGGACTGTATCCCTTTTTTTGTCAGTTTGAATGTTCCTGTATAATGACTCCTTTTTTTCCTAAAAATATGTCTAGGAAAAAGGGGAGTTCATAATGATGAAAAAATGGTTCAGAGAGGTTGAAGTGACAAAGGATTTATTCCTGTTATTAATAATAGGGGGTATATATTCTTTAAGCATTGCGTTATCGAATACGTTTGTGAATATCTATTTATGGAAACAGTCTGGGAAATTCGTCGATCTAGGCATATATAATTTAAGTATAGTGATTTTTCAGCCCTTGACGTTCATTTTGGCTGGCAGGTGGGCGAAAAAGATTGACAGGGTGATTGTCCTCAGGATTGGGGTGATTTTTTTAGCCTTATTCTACCTTTGCGTTTTATTTGTAGGAGAGCATGCTTCAAAAAACCTTTTTTTGCTCGGAGCCTTGCTTGGCGTGGGCTACGGGTTTTATTGGCTGGCATTCAACGTGTTGACCTTTGAGATAACAGAACCTGAAACCAGGGATTTTTTTAATGGTTTTTTGGGTGCTTTGACATCTGCAGGCGGGATGATTGGTCCGATCCTGGCAGGTTTTATCATTTCGAGATTTATGTCTTACAAAGGATATACGATTGTCTTTGCCATTTCCTTAGGACTTTTCTTTTTAGCGGTAGTATTAAGCTTTTCATTGAAGAGAAGGCCGGCAGAGGGAAAGTATTGGTTTCTGCGGATTTGGCAGGAGAGAAAACACAATGAAAATTGGAATTTGATCACAATGGCACATTTCTTTCAAGGACTGCGGGAAGGGACGTTCATTTTTGTCATCTCGGTTTTCGTCTTTATTTCAACAGGAAGTGAATTTGCCCTTGGAACGTTTGGATTGATTAATTCTGGGATCTCTTTTATCGGATATTCCATCGCTTCAAAAGTTATCAAAAAAGAATTTAGGAAAAAGGCCATTTTATTGGGGGGTCTGATTCTCTACGCAGCCATATTCCTCATTGTTTTTAAAATAAGCTACCCACGTCTTTTGATTTATGCGGCCACGATTGCCATTGCCTATCCGATGCTCCTTGTTCCATATATCTCGATGACATATGATGTGATAGGCAGAGGATGGAAAGCAGCAGAAATGCGGATTGAATATATTGTCGTAAGAGAAGTTTTCTTGAATTTGGGGCGTTTTATCTCGATTATATGTTTTATCATCGCAGTGACCCAATTCAATGATGCTAAAAGTATTCCTTTTCTACTCGCGATATTGGGGGCAGGGCATGCGTGCATTTATTTCTTTGTCAGGAAGATCCATATCCAGGCAACTTAACATGGGAGGACGCATACCCCCTCCTTGAAAATTTATACAACATAAAGAATCCATTCTACTATAGAAAAAAGATGGTGTTTCTTTTACAATACAATAAGGATTAAAAATATTGTAATTTACATGAGAGGATTGTTAGAGCGTTGAAAAAAATGAAAAAAAAGAAAAAGACACATGTACCATTTAGGATGAATGTGTTGTTTTTTGTTGTCTTTTTGCTGTTTTCATTATTGATTCTGCGATTGGGCGTTGTGCAGATTGTTTTCGGGGAAAATTACACGAGGGAAGTGCAGCGTACAGAGGATGTAACGGTCAACACTTCCGTTCCTAGGGGGAAAATTTTCGATAAGAATGGCAAGGCAGTTGTGGATAACACCCCGCTTAATGCCATTACATATACGCGTACACAATCTACTACCCAAAAAGAAGAATTAGATGTTGCAAAAAAACTGGCAAAAATGATTGATAAGCCTGACGATAAAGTAACATTGCGTGAAAAGAAAGATTATTGGATGATGAAATTTCCCGATTTGGCTAAAAAGAAGATCACAGATGCCGAGTGGAAAAAATACGATAACCAAAAATTTTCCGAAGATGAACTATACAATCTCAAACTGGACCGAATATCTGACGGCGATTTGAAAATGCTCACGAAAAACGATCTAGAGGTCCTTGCAATCTATCGGGAAATGATAGGTGGTTATAATCTCGTTCCACAAATCATTAAAAAGGAAGGTGTGACTCCTGAAGAATTCGCTGTCGTTAGCGAGCATCTGAAGGAACTCCCTGGTGTTGACATTACCACTGACTGGGATCGATACTATGCTTTTGGATCTACTTTGAAATCAATCCTTGGAAATGTTTCTCGATCTGACCAAGGTCTTCCGAAAGAATTGGCGGACTATTATGTTGCGAGAGGCTACAGCCGGAATGATCGAGTCGGGACAAGCTATATTGAACAGCAATATGAAGATGTACTTCAGGGAGAAAAAGCAAAAATAAAGAATATTACCGACAAATCGGGTAATGTCACCGATACGCAAACCATTTCGAAAGGTCAAAGAGGAAATGATATTGTGCTATCTGTCGATATCGAATTGCAGCAAAAAGTGGAGAAGATAATTGAGGATGAGCTATTGGCGGCAAAGAAGACTCCTGGCCATGAATTGCTGGACCGTGCGTTTGTCACAATGATGGACCCCTATACAGGTGAAATTCTTGCGATGGCAGGGAAGCAATACGTAAAAAATGAAAAAACGGGAAAACCGGAGCTTAGGGATTTTTCACTTGGAAACTTCACTACTTCTTATGCAATGGGATCAGCTGTAAAAGGTGCTACCGTCCTGACTGGATATAAAACAGGCGCAATAAAGCCGGGAGAAAAAATACAGGATGAAACGCTCCATATCAAGGGGACGCCTGACAAAAGTTCATGGAAATACATGGGTGTGATCAATGACCTGACTGCTTTGAAGCAATCTTCCAATGTATATATGTTCAAAACAGCCATCAAGATTGGTGGAGGACAATACCGGCCGAATGAGCCGCTTCATATCAACATGGATGCATTCGATACAATGCGAAACAGCTTTAAGCAATTTGGCTTGGGGGTACGGACCGGAATCGATCTACCAGGAGAACAAAAAGGATATGAAGGCTGGACGCAAGCTCCAGGTCTGCTTCTGGACTTTGCGATCGGGCAGTTTGATACCTATACCCCTCTTCAAATGGCTCAATATGTATCCACGATTGCCAATGGGGGTTACCGTATGGAGCCTCATATTGTAAAGGAAATAAGAAAACCCGTTGAAAAATCCGGGGAGATGGGTCCGGTTGTAGAAGAAATTGAACCAAAAGTGTTAAATCATCTGGATATGAAGCCTGAATGGATCAAGCGGGTCCAGGAAGGATTCCGTGAAGTGGCACAAGAGCCGGGTGGAACTGCCTATTCGGCATTTTACGGCCATACTGTCAGCAGCCATCCTACCGACTACAGCCCTGCTTCCAAAACGGGGACTGCGGAAGGGCTTTATGATGGTCCAAAGCGCCAGGAATTCGTAAATGCTGGAAAAGAAGTTCCGATGACTTGGAATTTGACGCTTGTCGGTTATGCACCGAGCGATCATCCAGAGGTGGCATTTTCTGTTGTCGTTCCATGGGCATATCAAGATGATCCTGCAAACCCGAGGACAAATACGAATATCGGAAAAAAAATCATGGACGCCTACTTTGATTTAAAGAAGGAACGTGAAGAAAAAGGATTGAATAAATCCACCTCCGTTCAAAAAGTTGAAAATATCGATGATGTTCAAAAAGGCTTGGCCGAAGCAAGAAAAGAAAACGATGAAGGCATCACTAAAAAAGACCAACAATAGGAATTATTTACACCTGACATCAGTCAGGTGTTTTTTTTTGATTACTGCACATAATAATAATGTTCCATTTGATGGCAAGCAGGAATCGAATTTAGTCGAATTTACAAAACCTTTACAAACGATTAAAACCAAATTAATAGTCATCTATTAATCTATTACTCGTAGGACAAAACAACCATTAGTTTTAGGGGGAATTAAGAAATGAAAAACCTAAAGAAATTCGGTCTACTTATGATGGTAGCCATGATCGTAGCATTTGCCGCAGCATGTGGTAACGGCAATAACAGTGCAAGCGATGGAGATAACAAATCTTCAGATGGTGGTAACAAAGAGCTTTCAGGTTCATTGGTCATTTCAGGTTCTTCTGCAATGCAGCCACTTGTTGCAGCAGCTGCTGAACAATTCATGAATGATAACCCAAGCGTAGACGTTCAAGTTAACGCTGGTGGTTCTGGTACAGGTCTTTCTCAAGTATCTGAAGGTTCCGTGCAAATCGGTAACTCTGACGTTTTCGCTGAAGAAAAAGACGGCATCCCTGCTGACAAGCTGGAAGATCATAAAGTAGCGGTTGTTGGTATGACTGCAGCTATCAATCCTAAAGTAGGTATTGACAATATCTCTAAAGAAGATTTAATCAAAGTTTTCACTGGTAAGATCACAAACTGGAAAGAGCTTGGCGGAGCTGACCAAAAAATCACGCTTGTAAACCGTCCTGATTCTTCCGGTACTCGTGCGACATTTGTAAAATTCGGCCTTGATGGCGCAACACCTGCTGAAGGCATCACTGAAGATGCGAACAATACAGTTAAGAAAATCATCAACGAAACACCTGGTGCAATCGGATACCTTGCTTTCTCTTACTTGAATGACGATAAAGTAAAAGGTCTTTCCATCGACGGCGTGAAACCTACTGATGAAAATGTTCAAAGCGGAAAGTTCCCAATCTGGGCTTACGAGCATTCTTATACAAAAGGAAAAGCTGATGGCTTAGCGAAAGCATTCATCGACTACATGATGAGCGACAAAGTTCAAAACGATCTTGTTCCTAACCAAGGATATATCGCTTCATCTAAAATGAAAGTTGAACGTGACGCAAAAGGAAACATGAAGTAATTCAATGCTTTCAAAGTGAAGGCAATTCATGCAAGGGTAAATGCCTCCTGGGCATTTACCCTATTATGACGTTATTAGGGGTGTTATAAATATGGAAAAAACGGTTCCTGCTTCCAAGAGATTGATGAAATCCAGCAAGTCAAGGATGAATGGGGAATTCACTGGAAGGCTTTTAGTTACGCTATGTGCCTTAATCATGATTGCAGCCACCGTCTCGATCACGATATTTCTAGGGACGAAAGGTTTGCAGGCATTCATTAAAAATGGTGTAAATCCAATTGAATTCTTAACCAGTGCAAATTGGAATCCTTTAAAGGAAAAACCAGGATACGGGGCATTGACGTTTATTTTCGGTTCATTTGCTGTTACCTTGCTATCAGCATTGGTGGCCGCTCCGCTTGGAATTGGCGGTGCCATCTTCATGACCGAAATTGCTCCATCATGGGGAAGGAAAGTCCTGCAGCCGGTAATTGAGTTATTGGTTGGAATTCCTTCTGTTGTTTATGGATTCATAGGGCTTACAGTATTGGTGCCATTTGTACGTCATCATATCGGCGGGCTAGGCTTTGGCCTTCTGACAGGTACAGTCGTGCTGGCCGTCATGATTTTACCGACAATCACAACGATTGCGACAGATGCAATGAGTACACTACCCAAAAATTTGCGTGAAGGCTCCTATGCGTTGGGTGCCACACGCTGGCAAACGATCAGAAAAGTATTGATTCCGGCAGCATTACCTTCATTATTGACTGCAATCGTACTAGGGATGGCAAGAGCATTTGGAGAGGCTTTAGCTGTGCAGATGGTAATCGGGAATTCAAGGGACCTGCCGTCCAGCATTTTGGATACAGCGGCAACCTTGACGACCATCATTACCTTGAATATTGGAAACACAACCTATGGAAGTGTGGAAAATAATACGCTTTGGTCAATGGGATTAATTCTTCTCATTATGTCCTTTGGCTTTATCTTGCTGATCCGTTATCTTTCTTCTAGGAGGAAATTATAATGAATAGTAAAGTTGCAGATCGAATAGCAACCAGTGTATTTGGACTGATTGCTGTCATTATCGTCGGAGTTCTGATTAGTTTATTTGCTTATATATTGATCAACGGAGTATCCCATATTTCCTTGAAATTTCTGACAAGCCCATCGAGTTCGTTCCGCGAAGGTGGAGGCATACGGGATCAACTCTTTAATTCCATTTACATTTTGGTCATTACGATGATTATCACAGTGCCGCTTGGATTAGGCGGAGGCATTTACATGGCTGAATATGCAAAGCCTGGAAAGGTTACGGATGCCATCCGTTCTTGTGTTGAAGTATTGGCTTCTCTTCCTTCCATCGTTATCGGCATGTTCGGATTATTGATGTTTGTTAATTTAACAGGCTGGGGATATACCATTATAGGTGGCGCCTTGGCACTGACAGTATTTAACCTTCCTGTCATGGTCCGGGTAAGTGAGGATGCAATCCGCAACCTGCCGCGTGAATTGAAGGAAGCAAGCCTTGCATTGGGAATCACACATTGGCATACGATCAAGACGGTCCTTTTGCCATCTGCATTCCCTTCAATCCTGACGGGGGCAATCCTTGCTGCGGGCCGTGTATTCGGGGAAGCTGCGGCTCTCTTATTTACGGCAGGTCTTTCAACGCCAAGATTGAATTATATGGATTGGAATCCTTTTTCACATACATCGCCATTGAATGTATTCCGTCCTGCTGAGACATTGGCCGTTCACATTTGGTCGGTGAATACGTCAGGGCTTATCCCAGATGCGAAAGAAATATCTGCAGGGGCTTCAGCCGTATTGATTATCGCGGTGCTAGTCTTTAACTTATCTGCAAGATGGATCGGAAGTCTTATTCATAAAAAATTAACAGCAAACAGCAAATAATAATGAACAGGTGTGATTAATTATGTACACTGTGATGGAAGTTAATAAATCGAAAAAAACGTCCAGTATTT from Falsibacillus albus includes:
- a CDS encoding peptidoglycan D,D-transpeptidase FtsI family protein, yielding MKKKKKTHVPFRMNVLFFVVFLLFSLLILRLGVVQIVFGENYTREVQRTEDVTVNTSVPRGKIFDKNGKAVVDNTPLNAITYTRTQSTTQKEELDVAKKLAKMIDKPDDKVTLREKKDYWMMKFPDLAKKKITDAEWKKYDNQKFSEDELYNLKLDRISDGDLKMLTKNDLEVLAIYREMIGGYNLVPQIIKKEGVTPEEFAVVSEHLKELPGVDITTDWDRYYAFGSTLKSILGNVSRSDQGLPKELADYYVARGYSRNDRVGTSYIEQQYEDVLQGEKAKIKNITDKSGNVTDTQTISKGQRGNDIVLSVDIELQQKVEKIIEDELLAAKKTPGHELLDRAFVTMMDPYTGEILAMAGKQYVKNEKTGKPELRDFSLGNFTTSYAMGSAVKGATVLTGYKTGAIKPGEKIQDETLHIKGTPDKSSWKYMGVINDLTALKQSSNVYMFKTAIKIGGGQYRPNEPLHINMDAFDTMRNSFKQFGLGVRTGIDLPGEQKGYEGWTQAPGLLLDFAIGQFDTYTPLQMAQYVSTIANGGYRMEPHIVKEIRKPVEKSGEMGPVVEEIEPKVLNHLDMKPEWIKRVQEGFREVAQEPGGTAYSAFYGHTVSSHPTDYSPASKTGTAEGLYDGPKRQEFVNAGKEVPMTWNLTLVGYAPSDHPEVAFSVVVPWAYQDDPANPRTNTNIGKKIMDAYFDLKKEREEKGLNKSTSVQKVENIDDVQKGLAEARKENDEGITKKDQQ
- the sodA gene encoding superoxide dismutase SodA, which gives rise to MAYELPKLPYAYDALEPHIDKETMNIHHTKHHNAYVTKVNDALSGHDELLNKSIEELVSNLDAVPEAARTAVRNNGGGHANHSLFWTVLSPNGGGNPTGELADAIESKFGSFDKFKDEFAAAAAGRFGSGWAWLVVNNGELEVTSTPNQDSPLMEGKTPILGLDVWEHAYYLNYQNRRPDYISAFWNVVNWDEVSKRFASAK
- the pstA gene encoding phosphate ABC transporter permease PstA, encoding MNSKVADRIATSVFGLIAVIIVGVLISLFAYILINGVSHISLKFLTSPSSSFREGGGIRDQLFNSIYILVITMIITVPLGLGGGIYMAEYAKPGKVTDAIRSCVEVLASLPSIVIGMFGLLMFVNLTGWGYTIIGGALALTVFNLPVMVRVSEDAIRNLPRELKEASLALGITHWHTIKTVLLPSAFPSILTGAILAAGRVFGEAAALLFTAGLSTPRLNYMDWNPFSHTSPLNVFRPAETLAVHIWSVNTSGLIPDAKEISAGASAVLIIAVLVFNLSARWIGSLIHKKLTANSK
- a CDS encoding MFS transporter, which codes for MMKKWFREVEVTKDLFLLLIIGGIYSLSIALSNTFVNIYLWKQSGKFVDLGIYNLSIVIFQPLTFILAGRWAKKIDRVIVLRIGVIFLALFYLCVLFVGEHASKNLFLLGALLGVGYGFYWLAFNVLTFEITEPETRDFFNGFLGALTSAGGMIGPILAGFIISRFMSYKGYTIVFAISLGLFFLAVVLSFSLKRRPAEGKYWFLRIWQERKHNENWNLITMAHFFQGLREGTFIFVISVFVFISTGSEFALGTFGLINSGISFIGYSIASKVIKKEFRKKAILLGGLILYAAIFLIVFKISYPRLLIYAATIAIAYPMLLVPYISMTYDVIGRGWKAAEMRIEYIVVREVFLNLGRFISIICFIIAVTQFNDAKSIPFLLAILGAGHACIYFFVRKIHIQAT
- a CDS encoding DUF456 domain-containing protein, with protein sequence MEWLYWTIITILFLISFVGLIYPIIPSVLFIVAGYLLYGAFFSFNQFGWVFWSVQLLFTLLLFAADYLANALGIKKSGGTRAGVWGSTIGLLIGPFIIPVAGILAGPFLGAVLAEIIVHRTNWKKAVKIGIGSLVGFVSSILTKGIIQLVMIGYFLLRVFS
- the pstC gene encoding phosphate ABC transporter permease subunit PstC, which produces MEKTVPASKRLMKSSKSRMNGEFTGRLLVTLCALIMIAATVSITIFLGTKGLQAFIKNGVNPIEFLTSANWNPLKEKPGYGALTFIFGSFAVTLLSALVAAPLGIGGAIFMTEIAPSWGRKVLQPVIELLVGIPSVVYGFIGLTVLVPFVRHHIGGLGFGLLTGTVVLAVMILPTITTIATDAMSTLPKNLREGSYALGATRWQTIRKVLIPAALPSLLTAIVLGMARAFGEALAVQMVIGNSRDLPSSILDTAATLTTIITLNIGNTTYGSVENNTLWSMGLILLIMSFGFILLIRYLSSRRKL
- a CDS encoding phosphate ABC transporter substrate-binding protein, yielding MKNLKKFGLLMMVAMIVAFAAACGNGNNSASDGDNKSSDGGNKELSGSLVISGSSAMQPLVAAAAEQFMNDNPSVDVQVNAGGSGTGLSQVSEGSVQIGNSDVFAEEKDGIPADKLEDHKVAVVGMTAAINPKVGIDNISKEDLIKVFTGKITNWKELGGADQKITLVNRPDSSGTRATFVKFGLDGATPAEGITEDANNTVKKIINETPGAIGYLAFSYLNDDKVKGLSIDGVKPTDENVQSGKFPIWAYEHSYTKGKADGLAKAFIDYMMSDKVQNDLVPNQGYIASSKMKVERDAKGNMK